TACGACGCCGACCCCGATGCGCCAGGGAAGATGTACAGCCGTTGGGGTGGTTTGCTCGATGACGTCGGCCATTTCGACAACCGCTTCTTCAACATCAGTGCGCAAGAAGCCATCAGCATGGACCCGCAACAACGCCTGTTGCTGGAGGTGGGCTGGGAAACCCTGGAAAACGCCGGCATTACCCCGGCAGCGGTGGCCAACGGCGGCATATTCGTAGGCTGTGGCCCCAATGAGTACAGCCACATTCTCAATGCACCGGGGGCGCCGCAAACCAGCGCCTATTTCGCCACCGGCAACTCGATCAGCGTCAATGCCGGGCGTCTGGCGTATTTCCTGGGCTGGGAAGGCCCTGCCATCGCCATCGACACAGCCTGCTCTTCGAGCCTGGTCAGCGTCGCCCTCGCCTGCCAGAGCCTGCGTCACGGCGAATGCTCGGTGGCGCTGGCCGGCGGGGTAAACCTGACCCTGTCGCCACACACCAACATCGCCTTGTCCAAAGCGCACATGCTGTCGCCCGACGGGCGCTGCAAAACCTTCGACCAGCGTGCCAACGGCTACGTGCGTTCCGAAGGGTGCGGGCTGGTCCTGCTCAAGCCGCTTGAAGACGCACTGCGCGACGGTGACCAGGTGCTGAGCGTGATCAAGGGCTGCAGCATCAATCAGGATGGCCGCAGCCAAGGCCTGACCGCGCCCAGTGGGCCGGCGCAGGAGCGGGTCATGCGCGCTGCGCTGGGGCAAGCCGGCATGGAGCCTGAGCACATTCAATACCTGGAGGCGCACGGTACCGGTACCCCGCTGGGCGACCCCATCGAAATGCACGCCATCGAGGCGGTGTACGGCCAGCGCGCAGGCACTAGCCCGCTCTATGTGGGCTCAGTCAAGACCAACCTGGGCCACACCGAGGCGGCGGCCGGGGTTGCCAGCCTGATCAAGCTGTCCTTGATGCTGCAACACCGCACCATCGCCCGCAACCTGCACCTGAACACGCTCAACCCGCACTTCAGCGCAAACCTGCTGGGGCAAACGCCCAGCGTGATCGTCGCCGACCAGCCACGCCCGTGGCCCGCCACCACCGGGCCGGCGACGGGTGCTGTCAGCTCGTTCGGTTTCAGTGGCACCAATGCTCACCTGATCCTCGCTGGCGCCCCAGAGGTGCAACAACAGGTGCCTGCCGAGCCTGTCGACGAGCCTTGCCTGCTGGCGCTGTCGGCACGCAGCACAGCAGCACTGGAGGCGCTCAAGCGCCGTTATGTCGCACGCCTGCAAGGGGGCGTCAGTGACCTGCCCAGCCTTTGCCACAGTGCCAGTACCCGGCGCGTGCATTTCGAGGTACGCGAGGCGTTCGTCGCCAGCACGGCCGACGAACTGTGCCAGCAGTTGCAGCACCCCATGCTCGAAGCACCCCGCCGCAGCGCCCACAGCGCCACCCGGGTGGCCTTCCTGTTTACCGGCCAGGGCAGCCAGTACCTGGGCATGGGCCGTGCCCTTTATGTGCAGGGGTCGTTGTTCAAGCAAGCGCTGGACCAGTGCGCGGCGCTGATGCAGGCACAGTTGCCAGGCTCGATCCTGGAGGTACTGTGGGCCGAGGATGCCGCACGCCTGGACAACACCTACTACACCCAGCCGGCGCTGTTCGCCCTGCAATATGCCTTGGGCAAGCAATGGATGGGTTGGGGCGTGGTACCGGACTACGTGCTGGGCCACAGCGTCGGCGAGTACGCCGCTGCGTGCCTGGCCGGCGTGATGAGCCTGGAAGATGCAGTGCGTCTGATCTGTGCCCGTGCACGCCTGATGGTCGAACAGTGCGAAACCGGCTCGATGCTGGTGGTGCATGCCAGCCGCGGCGAAACCCAGGCCTTGCTGGCCAGGCTCGGTGACGTGGCACAGCAGCTGTCGGTCGCGGCCCACAACGGCCCGGCGAACACCGTGGTTGCCGGTTGCTCGCAGACGCTGCAGCGGTTGATCGCGCTGTGCGCCAGCGAGGCCATCGACACCCAGTCACTGCGCGTTTCCCATGGCTTCCATTCGCCTTTGATGGCGCCGATGCTCGACGCCTTCCGCCGCGTGGCCGAAGGTATCCGCTTCAAGCCGGCCACTATCACCTTCGTATCGACGGTGACCGGCACGGTGCTGAACGGTGAGAACGCCTGTGCCGATTACTGGGTCGAGCATGTACGGGCCCCGGTGTTGTTCAACGAGGCCTTGGCGACGCTCGCCACCCTGGCGCCCCAGGTCGGCCTGGAGGTCGGCCCTGGTACCCAGCTCATCGGCATGGCCAGGCGTTGCCTGGAGGGTTCACAGATAGTCTGGCTGTCTTCACTGAAGGCCAAAGCCGAGGCTCGCCGGCACATGCTGAGCACCCTGGGCGCACTCTATGCCCAGCAGGTCACACCCGACTGGTCGGCCGTATTCCCTTCAACTCGCCCCTACCTGCGCACCGCCCTGCCTGCCTATGCCTTCCAGCGCAGCCACTTCTGGCCGCAACAACAAGGCCCGGCGCTGTTCCCTGCGCAGCGTTCGCAGGGCAACAGCCGGCCGGCCGAGCTACCGGTACTGGGGCAAAAAACCGTCAGTGCCACAGGCGAGGTGATCTACCAGACCCGCTTCGACGCACAGGCGCCGTTCCCGATCGCCGACCATCGCCTTTACGGGACGATCGTCATCGCCGGTGCCACACACCTGGCGCTGAGCGCGCTGATTGCCGAAAACCTTGACCAGGCCCTGGGCTACGAGTTGAGCGACATCACCTTCCCGGCCGCCATGGTGTTCGCCGACGATGAAGCCAAACAGTTCCAGTACCTGGTCAGCCGCCAGGCCGACCAGCGCCTGTCGATCGCAGGCTACAGCCGCACCGAGGGCGACGAGGGCCCGTGGCAGCAGCACTTCACCAGCACCCTCAGCCCCCGGTTACCCGCAAGCGCAGTTGGGGTTGAGCACAGCTTTGACCCGCAGCAACTCTGCCAGGGCCTTGAGCAGCAACTGGATGGCGAGCGCTTCTACAGCGAAATGGCCGCTGCCGGCTATGCCCTGGAAGGGGGGTTCCGCTGGGTCGAGCGCATTTGGCGCCGCCCTGGGCAAGCGCTGGCACGTCTACGTGCGCCACAAAACGCCGAGACCGCCTACATCGTGGCGCCGGGGCTGATGGATGCCTTCTTCCAGACCAGTGCCGCCGCCTCGTATGACACGCACCTGAGCCTTGGCGGGCGTGACACCCTGTACATTCCGTTCGCCATCGATGCCATGCGCGTTCTCAAGCAGGTCAAAGGGCCGTTGTGGTGCCACGTGCAATGCCTGTCTGCAGCACCCCAGCATGCCGGCGAAGCAGAACTGGAGGCGTACAGCCACCGGCTGACGGTTTATGACGAGGCCGGCGAGCCGGTGGTGACCGTCGAGGCGCTGCGCAGCAAACGCGCGCCGAAATCGGTGCTGATCGATTCGCTCAAGCACAAGCCATCGCTTGCCTATCACATCGACTGGGTGGCAGGCGCCACGCCCTTGGCTCACCAGCCATTGGCGGTCATGGGCAGCAAACCGCTATGGCTGATCCTGGCTGACCGCAGCGGCCATGCCCACGCCTTGCGCCAACGGCTGGAGCATGCCGGGGTGCGTTGCCTGCTGCTCGCTAGCGATGCGGACAGCGAGCAACCCGGCCTTGTGCGCTATGACCTGGATCGGCTGCCAGAAGGCCTTGCGGCGCTGCTGGAGCCATTGACCCAGGGGCACGCGATCCAGCAGGTCATCCACTTGCAAGGCCTTGATCATCTGCCGGCAGATGCACAGGACCTGTCGGCGCAGCAACGCGCCCTGCTGCTGCCGGTACTTGCGGTCCAGCAGATGTGCCTGAAGGCCGGGAGCGAGCCGGACTGGACGTTTGCCGTTGCCCACGACACCCACACTGCCCCCGCAGCGCCAATCGCGGGCATGCTGCGCGGGCTGGCCAAGGTGATGGGCGAAGAGCATCCGCAGGCCCGCATCAAGCACGTCAGCGTAGCGGCTCAGGCGCTGCAAGAGCGTGTCGATTGCCTGTACAGCGAGCTTGGGCTGGACGACAACGAAAGTGAAATCCGTTACACCGGTGATGCTCGCCAGGTTGCCCGCCTGAGCGCACTGCCCTATGCGCCTGTCGCCCCGGCGCAGGCCGTATTCCACGCCGACCGCAGCTACTTGATCACCGGTGGCCTCGGCGCCATCGGCCTGAGCCTGGCGGACCTCATCATCCAGCGTGGTGGCCGCCACCTGGTACTGGTGGCCCGCACCACCGAGGTGGCGAAAATTGCGCCGCAGCTTGCACGCTGGCAAGCACTGGGCGCCTCGGTGCTGCTCAGGTCTTGCGACGTCGCCCAGCAGCCCCGCGTGATGGCGCTGTTCGACGAGATCGACCGTACCCTGCCGCCGCTAGACGGGGTATTCCACTGCGCCGGCAGCCTGCGTGACGGCTTGCTCGGCGCGCAGACCTGGGATGACTTCCAGGCACCGCTCGCCGCGAAAACCCAAGGCGCCTGGTGGCTGCACCAGGCCACCCAGGCACGCCCTTTGAGCTGGTTCGTGCTGTTCTCCTCGGCGGCCACCGTGTTCGGCTCCCCAGGCCAGGGCAATTACGCTGCGGCCAATGCCTTCCTCGACCAACTGGCCACCCAGCGCCGGGCCAACGGCCTGTGCGGGCTGAGCATCAACTGGGGGCCATGGAAGGGTGACGGCATGGCCCATGCGACCGGCCGCGCGGCCAACTTCCAGCGCGCCCCCGGCGTGGGCTTGCTGGCCCCCCAGGAGGCGCTGGAGGCGATGCTGGCCTTGGCCGGCACGGCGCACGCCAACCCCACGGTGATCGACATCGACTGGACGCAGATTCACGCGGCAGTCAGCCAACGCGCACAACATTCGCTGCTGTCCGGGTTGGTCAGAAGGCCCGCCGACAGTACCCGCTACCTGGCCGACCTGGCCGCCTTGCGCAGCGAGTGCGATCAGTTGGCCGCGCCGCAGCGTCGGGCCTGCATCGAGCAGTTCGTGTTGAAAATGGCCAGGGACATCATGGCCATGAACGACCGCCAGTTGCTGGACGTCAACGAGCCGCTGCAATCGGAGGGCCTGGATTCGCTGATGGCACTGGAGCTGCGCAACAAGTTGGCGCAGATCCTTGGCCGAAAACTCCCCGCCACCTTGCTGTTCGACTACCCCACCGTGCGCGCGATGAGCGCGTTCATCGCCGACCAACTGTACCCGCCGCTTGACGCACCGCGTGATGCGCAGGCCCCAGCGCGAGCCGCGACCGCCCCCGTCAGCGAAGACAATTTCAGCGACCTGAGCGATGCCGAACTCCTGGCCATGCTGGCCGATGAAGCCCTGTGAGCCGCCCCCACCCCACGTGAAAGGAACCCCACGCATGACGCAACACAACGATAGCCGGGCGCTCATGGAAAACGCGCTGCGAAAAATAAAACGGCTCAACCATGAGCTGGAGACGCTCAAGGACCAACAGCACGAAGCCATCGCCATTGTCGGGATCGGTTGCCGCTACCCCGGCGCCGACAGCGGTGTCGAACAGTTCTGGGCCAACCTCTGCGAAGGGGTCGACAGCGTATCGCCGCTGACCGACCAGCGCTGGGACCAGCAACGGCATTTCGATGCGCAGATGCCGTTGCCGGGCAAGACCTACTCCCCCAGTGCCGGGTTGCTCGACGACGTGCTGCGCTTCGATGCCGAGCTGTTCGGGATCACCCCGCGCGAAGCCGAGTGCATGGACCCGCAGCAGCGCATCCTGCTCGAAGTGACCTGGCAGGCGCTCGAAGATGCCGGCATGGCGCCCGACACCGTGCGCGGTGCGAATGCCGGGGTGTTCACCGGGATCATGAACAAGGACCACTCCGACCTGCTGGTGCGCCACCTGGGCCTGGATGAAATCGCCGCGCACATGAATGCCGGCAACCATGAAAGCGTGCATTCGGGCCGGGTGTCGTACACCTTTGACTTCAAAGGGCCGTGCATCACCCTCAACACCGCCTGCTCGTCCTCACTGGTCAGCGTGCACCTGGCCTGCCAGAGCCTGCGTCAGAACGAGTGTGACTTCGCCCTGGCCGGTGGCTGCAATGTGCTGCTCGCGCCGGCCACATCAATCGCCCAGTCCCAGGCGATGATGCACTCTCCGCAAGGCCAGTGTAAGGCCTTCGACGCGTCGGCCAACGGCTATGTACGCGCCGAAGGCTGTGGTGTGCTGGTGCTCAAGCGCCTGTCCCGGGCGATTGCCGAGGGCGATCGCGTGTATGCCGTGATCCGCGGCTCTGCGGTGAATCAGGACGGTTTGAGCCAGGGCATCATGGCCCCGAACGGGCCTGCGCAGGTCCGGGTCATTCGCAGTGCGCTGGCCAATGCCCGGGTCGCCGCCAAGGATGTCGCCTATGTCGAAGCTCACGGCACCGGCACCAAGCTCGGCGACCCGATCGAACTGCAAGCGCTGGGCAATGTATACGGGCAAGCCGCAGAGCGCGCCGCGCCGTTGCTGGTGGGCTCACTTAAAACCAACATCGGCCACAGCGAATCCGCCGCGGGTGTCGCCGGCATCATCAAGGTGGCCAAAGCCTTGCAGCAGGGGCTGATCCCGCCTCAACTGCACTTTCACGATGCCAACCCCTTTGTCGACCTGCACGCCGAGAACATCCAGATCTGCGTCGAGCGCCAGGCCTGGCCGTGCTCCACTCAGCCCGCTGAGGCAGCGGCTGCCCCGCGCCTGGCGGGGGTGAGTTCGTTCGGCTTCAGTGGCACCAACGCGCACATCATCCTGGCGTCCTACACCCCGCCGGCGCATAGCGATGCCGGCCAGGCGAACCTGCCTCATCTGCTGTGCATCAGTGCCCGCGAAGAGGCCGCGCTCAAGGCCTACGCCGGCCAGTTGCTCGGCCTGTTAGCGGCCAGTGACGAGCAAGCTGCAGCCGATATCTGCTACTCACAAAACAGCGGGCGCCGGGTATTCGAAAAGCGTATCGCCGTCAGTGGCAACAACCGCAACGAACTGGTCGAGGCGTTGCAGCGAGCGTTGGCCGGCGAGCCGCTTGCTACCGGCCAGCACGGCGCTGCTGCCCTGACCGGCTGGGCCATTGGCGAATTCGACGCGCAGAGCAGGCAGCACTACCAGCGGTTGTTCGAGCAGCATCCAGCGTTCCGCCCAGCGCTCCATGAGTTTCTGCACACTGCGCAGCACCAACTGGCCCGCGACCTGCCCGAGGACGCACTGGCACAGGCCCACGACCACCGCGACCTGCGCCTGTTCGATGCCGCCTTGTTCTACGGCGTTGCAACCCTGTGGCGTTCGCTGGGGATCGAACCGCGCTGGATCCTCGCGCAAGGCGCGATGGCGCCGGTGGCGGCCGCCATCACCGGCAACCAGACACTGCACCAGGCAATCACCGCGATCGACAGCCTGCCCAACGATACACCGGGGCTGACCCACCTTTATGGCAACGGCGCAAAAAGCGACCCGCAGGTGACTCAGGCACTGGGCCCGCAAGCGCTTGCACAAGCGTTGGCCAGCGACACCGTCGGCAGCGTATTGCTGATGGGCCAGGCATGCACCCTGTGCGCCGGCCCAGCACATCACGCCGCCCCACGCTTGATACCGATTGCGCCCAGTGGGCATGAGGCTGCCTGGGCCAGCCTCGCCGCTACACTGGCCGCCCTGTACCAGGCGGGCGCTGCGATCAACCCTGCGGCGTGGGACCAGCACCCGCAACGGCGCAAGCAGGCCTTGCCCACCTATGCCTTCCAGGGGCGGCGTTACTGGCTCGAACCGCTGAGCGCGGCGGCCGAGGACGCGCCACGGACAACCGCCCGGCCGCAAGCCACGCCTGAGCCCTTGGCCCTGGCCAGCCTCAATGCCCGCGATTACGTGACTGGCCTGATCCGCTTGCTGGCGAAGATGGAGGACCAACCGCTGCCCGAAGACAGCTTGCTGATCGACGACATCGGCTTCGATTCACTGATGCTGGCCGAACTGCGCACACGTGTCGAAAAAGCGTACCCCAACGCCGTCAAGATTCCCCTCGACCTGCTGCACAGCGGGCCACTCGGGGAACTGCTGAGCTTCGTCGAAACGGCAGCAGGCAATGCTCAGGCTCACCCCACCGAGCACGCACATAATGACCAAAGCCGGGCGCTGGACTGGCTGGCCCGATGGAAAGGCCCACAGGACTCGGGGCAGGTCGAACGCATGGACAAACGCCACGTTCACAAAGCCTGTGAACGCAACGTGCTGCTGGGTGATATCGCTGCCGTCGACGACACCGGTTGGTATGCCGCCGAACTCTTCCATGACGCCGCTCACCCGTTCTTCTACGAACATGCCCAGGACCATATCCCCGGCCTGTACCTGATCGAGGCAGCCCGCCAGTTCGGCATCGCCTGCACCCACCTGTTCCAGGGCGTGCCCCACGAATTCCCGTTTGTTCTGGACGACATGCGTATCCGTTTCGACGCCTTCGCCGAGCAGGACAGCCCGGTCTACCTGCTCGCCGAATACACCGACCTGATGTTCAAGGACGGCCACCTGCATCGCAGCCACAGCCGGTGCCACATCGTCCAGCACGGCAATGTGCTGGGCACGATCGAAGGCCACGGGTTGATTCTGCAGCCGGACAGTTATCGATCGGTACGCGCCCCGCAAAGCGCCCATTAACCCTTCACCCCATTCCAAGGAGGCCCCTTCGTGCACGCACAAACGCCCGAAAAACCCGTCGTCGCCATCTTCGACTTCGACCGCACACTCACCGACCGCCACACCTTCTGGCGCTTTCTACAGCGCCTGGTAGGCACGCCGCGATTCATCCTGGTCGCCATCAGCCTGGTGCCCACGGCGCTGTTGCTGGCCCTCAAGGTGATTCCGCTGATGGCGGCGCGTGAAGTGATGATCCGCCGCTGCATGACCGGCGTCAGCGCCGAGAAATACCGCGCACTGGGCCAGGTGTTCGCGCGCCAGGACATCGATGCCTGGGTCAAGCCCGAAGCCCTGGCACGCCTCAAGTGGCACCAGGCCCAAGGCCACCGTTGCCTGTTGATCAGCAATTCTGCAGACGTCTACCTAGAGCCCTGGGGCCAGGCCGCAGGGTTTGATGGCATCAGTGGTTCGCGTTTCAAGGAGCACAACGGGGTATTGACCGGCGAACTCGATGGCCCGCACTGCCAGGCCGAAGAGAAGGTCGTCCGGGTTCGGCAGATTCTCGGCAACCCGAGCGACTACGTGATCCATGCCTACGGTGACAGCGACGGCGACCGCAACCTGCTGGACATCGCCGAGTACCCCTACTACCGGTCGTTCGAACACTGCACCCAGTGACTAGGGAGGTCATCCATGAGCCATTCAGAACACACCACCACCGCAGTGCTGATCGTCGGCGCCGGCCCGGTCGGGCTGCTGCTCGGCATCCAGTTGCAACGCTTCGGCATCCCACACCGGCTGATCGACAAGCGCCTGCAGCGCCAGCCGTTTTCCAAGGCCTTCGCGATTCACTCGCGCACCCTGGAAATCTTCGAAGACCTGGGCCTGCTGGGCGCACTGCTCGAACGTGCCGTGCAGGTTGAGCAGATGCACATCTACAGCAAGCGCAAGCGCTTGATCAGCTATGACCTGGGCCAGCTCCAGGTGCCCTTTCCGTTCACCGCGAGCATTGCCCAGAACACCGTCGAAGACCTCCTCGAAGCCCACTACCAGCAAGCAGGCGGGCACGTGGAGCGCGGCGTTGAGCTGCTCAGCCTTGAGCAGAACGAGCAGGCCGTGTCGGTCACCCTCAAAGGCATCGATGCGGACCTTGAGCAGGTGCAATGCGACCGCCTGGCAGGGTGTGACGGTGGCCAGAGTGACGTGCGCCAACTGACCGGGATCACTTTCGACGGGGGCATCTACCCCCAGCCTTACATCATTGCCGATGGCACGCTGGCATGGCGCGGCGATAACAGCAGCGGGCATGTCTTCACCTCAGGTGACGGCTACCTGATGCTGTTCCCACTGCCCGGTGGCAAGCACCGCGTGGTGATCAACTGCCAAGACCCCACGTTGACCAGCGCCGACCTGACCTGCGAAAAGGTCAATGCCAGCCTGCAACAGCGTGGCTTCGGCGACATCAGCCTGAGCGACCCGGTATGGCTGTCGGTGACTACCTTCCAGCATCGCCTGGCCAGCGACTACAGCGTGGGCCGGGTGTTCTTGGCCGGCGACGCGTGCCACGTGCACAGCCCGATCGGCGGCCAGGGGCTCAACACCGGTTTTCAGGATGCCTACAACCTGTCGTGGAAGCTCGCCCACACACTCAACTATGGCGCCCGACAGGCGCTGCTCGACAGCTACCAGGCAGAGCGACGGCCGGTGGCACAAACCGTGCTGAAGAACACCAGCCAGCAAATGCGCATGCTGAACGTGAAGCGCCCGTTGCTGCGTTTTCTGCGTGATGCCGTGGTGCCAAAACTGGCCCGCACCGCACGCTTTCAAGCACGCATCGTCAACCAGGCCACCGGCTTCCAGATCGACTACCACACCAGTGCCCTGAGCGTTCCCGCTTCGACGCCAGGCACCTCGCCCCTCAAGGCCGGGCAACGGATGCCCGATGCGCTGCTGCGCGATAAAGCCGGCAACGCCCTGCGCATTTTCGACCTGCTCCAGGGCACCCACTACTCGCTGTTCGTGTTCACCGGGCCCGCCGCTGACAGCAAAAACCAGCTCGACTCGATCAAGCGGGCGCTGGAGACATCGAACTGGCCCAAGGACTTTTTGCGCACCTACCTGATGGGCGCACCGAACCTTAC
The sequence above is drawn from the Pseudomonas putida genome and encodes:
- a CDS encoding FAD-dependent monooxygenase; its protein translation is MSHSEHTTTAVLIVGAGPVGLLLGIQLQRFGIPHRLIDKRLQRQPFSKAFAIHSRTLEIFEDLGLLGALLERAVQVEQMHIYSKRKRLISYDLGQLQVPFPFTASIAQNTVEDLLEAHYQQAGGHVERGVELLSLEQNEQAVSVTLKGIDADLEQVQCDRLAGCDGGQSDVRQLTGITFDGGIYPQPYIIADGTLAWRGDNSSGHVFTSGDGYLMLFPLPGGKHRVVINCQDPTLTSADLTCEKVNASLQQRGFGDISLSDPVWLSVTTFQHRLASDYSVGRVFLAGDACHVHSPIGGQGLNTGFQDAYNLSWKLAHTLNYGARQALLDSYQAERRPVAQTVLKNTSQQMRMLNVKRPLLRFLRDAVVPKLARTARFQARIVNQATGFQIDYHTSALSVPASTPGTSPLKAGQRMPDALLRDKAGNALRIFDLLQGTHYSLFVFTGPAADSKNQLDSIKRALETSNWPKDFLRTYLMGAPNLTTATAARGLATRYDLTDTLRETLGVEHGRLLLVRPDGYLALHCPLAEVEQLHRYFALFYPTRRTPTYAGEALAALEASE